A portion of the Eretmochelys imbricata isolate rEreImb1 unplaced genomic scaffold, rEreImb1.hap1 Scaffold_35, whole genome shotgun sequence genome contains these proteins:
- the PPP1R3E gene encoding protein phosphatase 1 regulatory subunit 3E — MARAPPPPSDIPRNLSYIAGLYERAYYRTVRPSLGDDSDSEAEGRARGARPRGRQSREGGGGGRRRRRARSAPAGGPGGGSRSCSPGSRKRVRFADALGLELASVRRYWPAELPQVPERVHTQLRRDALRHFAPLRPFQDPQDPLEGRLPLAPCFWDPLGLPDFGARLGAQGVCLEGVRAGVMGVAGTLRVLNLAYEKRVSVRYSWDGWASYREAPAAYAGPSAGPPSDRFAFRLPLPPGGTLEFALRCHVGGQELWDNNAGQNYILRGGGRAEGPPSPLQDGDGGWIHFL; from the exons atgGCAcgcgctcccccgccccccagcgacATCCCGCGCAACCTGAGCTACATCGCGGGGCTGTACGAGCGGGCGTACTACCGCACAGTCCGGCCCAGCCTGGGCGACGACTCCGACTCCGAGGCCGAGGGGCGGGCCCGGGGGGCCCGGCCGCGGGGACGGCAGAGCCGcgagggtggcgggggggggcgccGGCGCCGCAGGGCCCGCTCCGCCCCGGCTGGGGGCCCCGGTGGGGGATCCCGCAGCTGCAGCCCCGGCTCCCGCAAGCGGGTGCGCTTCGCCGACGCCCTGGGTCTGGAGCTGGCCAGCGTGAGGCGCTACTGGCCGGCCGAGCTGCCCCAGGTCCCTGAGCGCGTCCACACCCAGCTCCGGCGCGACGCCCTGCGCCACTTTGCCCCCCTGCGTCCCTTCCAG GACCCCCAGGACCCCCTGGAGGGGCGCCTGCCGCTGGCACCATGTTTCTGGGACCCGCTGGGGCTGCCGGACTTTGGGGCACGGCTGGGGGCGCAGGGCGTGTGTCtggagggggtgcgggccggggtgATGGGGGTGGCGGGGACCCTGCGGGTTCTCAACCTGGCCTACGAGAAGCGGGTCAGCGTCCGCTACAGCTGGGACGGCTGGGCCAGCTATAGGGAGGCCCCCGCCGCCTACGCCGGCCCCTCCGCCGGCCCCCCCTCCGACCGCTTTGCCTtccgcctgcccctgccccctgggggcaCCCTGGAGTTCGCCCTGCGCTGCCACGTggggggccaggagctgtgggACAACAATGCGGGACAGAACTACAtcctgcggggcggggggcgggccgAGGGGCCCCCCAGTCCCCTGCAGGATGGAGACGGGGGCTGGATCCACTTCCTGTAG
- the PABPN1 gene encoding polyadenylate-binding protein 2 isoform X2 has product MEEEAEKLKELQNEVEKQMNMSPPPGNAGPVIMSLEEKMEADARSIYVGNVDYGATAEELEAHFHGCGSVNRVTILCDKYSGHPKGFAYIEFSDKESVRTSMALDESLFRGRQIKVIPKRTNRPGISTTDRGFPRARYRGRGSGYTSSRARFYSGFSSRARGRSYRGRARATSWWL; this is encoded by the exons ATGGAGGAGGAAGCGGAGAAGCTGAAGGAGTTGCAGAACGAGGTGGAGAAGCAGATGAACATGAGCCCCCCGCCTGGCAACG CTGGCCCAGTCATAATGTCCCTAGAGGAAAAGATGGAGGCAGACGCTCGATCCATATACGTGGGTAAT GTGGATTATGGGGCGACGGCTGAAGAGTTGGAGGCTCATTTCCACGGCTGCGGGTCTGTCAACCGCGTCACCATCCTGTGTGATAAATACAGTGGGCACCCCAaagg GTTCGCCTACATCGAGTTCTCCGACAAGGAGTCTGTGCGCACCTCCATGGCGCTAGATGAATCCCTGTTCAGGGGGCGACAGATCAAG gtGATCCCCAAGCGGACCAACCGGCCCGGCATCAGCACCACAGACCGGGGCTTTCCCCGGGCCCGGTACCGAGGGCGCGGTTCTGGCTACACCAGCTCCCGGGCCCGGTTCTACAGTGGATTCAGCAGCCGAGCCCGCGGACGCTCATACAG GGGCCGGGCAAGAGCAACCTCATG GTGGCTTTAG
- the PABPN1 gene encoding polyadenylate-binding protein 2 isoform X1, giving the protein MEEEAEKLKELQNEVEKQMNMSPPPGNAGPVIMSLEEKMEADARSIYVGNVDYGATAEELEAHFHGCGSVNRVTILCDKYSGHPKGFAYIEFSDKESVRTSMALDESLFRGRQIKVIPKRTNRPGISTTDRGFPRARYRGRGSGYTSSRARFYSGFSSRARGRSYRGRARATSWYSPY; this is encoded by the exons ATGGAGGAGGAAGCGGAGAAGCTGAAGGAGTTGCAGAACGAGGTGGAGAAGCAGATGAACATGAGCCCCCCGCCTGGCAACG CTGGCCCAGTCATAATGTCCCTAGAGGAAAAGATGGAGGCAGACGCTCGATCCATATACGTGGGTAAT GTGGATTATGGGGCGACGGCTGAAGAGTTGGAGGCTCATTTCCACGGCTGCGGGTCTGTCAACCGCGTCACCATCCTGTGTGATAAATACAGTGGGCACCCCAaagg GTTCGCCTACATCGAGTTCTCCGACAAGGAGTCTGTGCGCACCTCCATGGCGCTAGATGAATCCCTGTTCAGGGGGCGACAGATCAAG gtGATCCCCAAGCGGACCAACCGGCCCGGCATCAGCACCACAGACCGGGGCTTTCCCCGGGCCCGGTACCGAGGGCGCGGTTCTGGCTACACCAGCTCCCGGGCCCGGTTCTACAGTGGATTCAGCAGCCGAGCCCGCGGACGCTCATACAG GGGCCGGGCAAGAGCAACCTCATGGTATTCCCCTTactaa
- the EFS gene encoding embryonal Fyn-associated substrate, whose translation MSAQLARALFDNVAECPEELSFRRGDLMLVLQPKVPGLAGWHLCSLHGQQGIVPGNRVRILPEPGPPDLSPAPHKESAPSTLYNPPRGQRRSRAGQKEEQQEVYVVPPPAWPCPTTCDDIYKVPRATRRDRDPSEVYDVPCSLPRDAALSDTYDTPTPFPKQAAPDTDPYNVPPRAVPPLGQEEEEEEEGWEEEPAPIYATPSNLRRASALLNLYESPEELLGGEYDLPGPPPPEAALGGLSLGETGGVGGRPRLPSAESLSRRPLPALPSPGAPRKGSIQDRPLPPPPPRLGGLAGGLDEGAGDGHSDYEGIRLAEEYDYVHLKGTDRLQPPATDCDPPEEVTGPRLQPETPILLEEEEVPPSPEDAQLLQFYAGQCRTHCATLLAATEALLASAGANQPPGVFVPHGRFVLVTAHKLVFVGDTLARQAASAPLRARVGAAAGALCQALKGAVLSVKGAALSYPSPPAARLLRERLAELSRRAQGFTSLLSTLAPS comes from the exons ATGTCT gcccagctggcccGAGCGCTGTTCGACAATGTGGCTGAGTGCCCAGAGGAGCTCTCCTTCCGCCGGGGGGACCTGATGCTGGTGCTGCAGCCCAAGGTGCCTGGCCTGGCCGGCTGGCACCTCTGCTCGCTGCATGGGCAGCAGGGCATCGTCCCGGGCAACCGCGTCCGCATCCTGCCCGAGCCGGGGCCCCCCGACCTCTCCCCGGCGCCCCACAAGGAGAGCGCACCATCCACCCTCTACAACCCACCCCGGggccagaggaggagcagggcagggcagaaggAGGAACAGCAGGAG GTGTACGTGGTGCCCCCACCTGCCTGGCCGTGCCCGACCACCTGTGATGATATCTACAAGGTGCCCCGTGCCACCCGGAGAGACAGGGACCCCAGTGAG GTCTACGACGTCCCCTGCTCCCTCCCGCGGGACGCTGCCCTGTCTGATACTTATGACACCCCCACGCCCTTCCCCAAGCAGGCAGCGCCGGACACCGACCCCTACAACGTGCCCCCCCGAGCCGTGCcccccctgggccaggaggaggaggaggaggaggagggatgggagGAAGAGCCGGCCCCCATCtacgccaccccatccaacctgcGCCGGGCGTCCGCCCTGCTCAACCTCTATGAGTCAcctgaggagctgctggggggggagTACGACCTGCCAGGGCCTCCCCCGCCAGAGGCGGCCCTGGGGGGGCTGAGCCTGGGTGAGACGGGGGGCGTGGGCGGGCGCCCCCGGCTGCCCTCAGCCGAGAGCCTCTCGCGCCGCCCCCTGCCGGCTCTGCCCTCGCCTGGTGCCCCCCGGAAGGGCAGCATCCAGGAccgtcccctgcctccgcccccgccccggcTTGGGGGACTGGCTGGGGGGCTGGATGAGGGGGCGGGGGATGGGCACAGCGACTACGAGGGGATCCGGCTGGCAGAGGAATACGACTACGTCCACCTCAAG GGGACAGACAGGCTACAGCCCCCGGCTACAGACTGTGACCCCCCAGAGGAGGTGACCGGCcccagactccaaccagagacccCCATtttgctggaggaggaggag gtgccccccagccctgaggaCGCCCAGCTGTTGCAGTTCTACGCGGGCCAGTGCCGGACACACTGCGCCACCCTCCTGGCGGCAACGGAGGCCCTGCTGGCCAGTGCCGGGGCCAACCAGCCGCCGGGCGTCTTCGTGCCCCACGGGCGCTTTGTGCTCGTCACGGCGCACAAGCTGGTCTTCGTGGGCGACACGCTGGCGCGTCAGGCGGCCTCGGCCCCCCTGCGGGCCCGGGTGGGAGCAGCTGCCGGCGcactgtgccaggccctcaagggGGCCGTGCTGTCAGTCAAGGGGGCGGCACTGAgctacccctcaccccctgctgccCGCCTGCTCCGGGAGCGCCTGGCCGAGCTCTCCCGGCGGGCCCAGGGCTTCACCAGCCTGCTCAGCACCCTGGCGCCCTCCTGA